CTGCTAAGCAAGAATCCGGGACCCTGCGCTGGTTGCTCGGCATCAATGCACTTCTGTTCGTGGTGGAAATGACTGCCGGTCTGATCGCCCAGTCCACCGGCCTGATTGGAGAATCCCTGGACAATTTTGCCGATGCGGCGGTGTACGGGCTTGCCCTTTATGCGGTTGGACATAGCGTGAAAATGCAGGTACGTGCCGCGCATCTTGCTGGTGTACTGCAACTGATCTTGGCTGTGGGCGTACTCATAGAGGTGGTGAGACGCTTTGTATTCGGTAGTGAGCCTGAATCGCTGGTGATGATGGCTATCGCATTCGTCGCATTGATTGCCAATACCAGTTGTCTGCTGCTCATATCCAAACATCGGGAGGGCGGGGCGCACATGAAGGCAAGCTGGATATTCTCGGCCAACGACGTGGTGATCAACCTGGGGGTCATCACCGCCGGCGCTCTGGTCGCGTGGACCGGGTCCAATTATCCGGATCTGATTATCGGCACCATCGCGGGGGTAATTGTACTTAACGGTGCTAGACGCATTCTGGCGCTCAAGGATTAAGCAATGTCCATTTTTGGCAAACATCTGTCACCGTACGCTCTGTTGTCCATATCGGGCCTGCTGGCAGCGTCTGATCAGGCCGTAAAATGGCTGGTGCAACAATCAATGGCATATGGCGAGTCTATTTCAGTGACCTCATACTTTAACTGGGTACACGTATGGAATACCGGTGCCGCATTCAGTCTTTTTGCGAATGGTGGAGGCTGGCAGCGCTACTTTTTTATCGGAATCGCGGTAGTGGTCTCGATTTTTCTGATCAAGCTGATCCTTGAAAATCGTCATAAAGGAGAAGCCATCGCTTACAGTCTTATCCTCGGTGGCGCCATGGGCAACCTGATTGACCGGGTCTTTCGCGGCTATGTTGTGGATTCCTTTGATTTCTATTGGCGAGACTGGCATTGGCCGGCCTTCAACCTGGCTGATATTGCAATTGTCCTCGGTGCCTTACTTTTAGTTTCCAGCAGCTTGTTGGGTAAAAAAGCAAACACCAATGCCGAGTCGGATGGATCTGACTGACACCTACGCCTATACAACACCATGACCGAACTTCCCGACAAC
Above is a window of Acinetobacter lwoffii DNA encoding:
- the lspA gene encoding signal peptidase II, with the translated sequence MAASDQAVKWLVQQSMAYGESISVTSYFNWVHVWNTGAAFSLFANGGGWQRYFFIGIAVVVSIFLIKLILENRHKGEAIAYSLILGGAMGNLIDRVFRGYVVDSFDFYWRDWHWPAFNLADIAIVLGALLLVSSSLLGKKANTNAESDGSD
- a CDS encoding cation transporter, with amino-acid sequence MSKSCGGACGGDATSAADTDIQASSEAPGRWVSVYAVPKMDCPSEERMIRLALNGFEEIRALSFDLSNRRLKVVHDGEVEPVTSKLKTLGLGASLQETVAANPETIKAAEFSAASAKQESGTLRWLLGINALLFVVEMTAGLIAQSTGLIGESLDNFADAAVYGLALYAVGHSVKMQVRAAHLAGVLQLILAVGVLIEVVRRFVFGSEPESLVMMAIAFVALIANTSCLLLISKHREGGAHMKASWIFSANDVVINLGVITAGALVAWTGSNYPDLIIGTIAGVIVLNGARRILALKD